A stretch of Primulina tabacum isolate GXHZ01 chromosome 13, ASM2559414v2, whole genome shotgun sequence DNA encodes these proteins:
- the LOC142521854 gene encoding uncharacterized protein LOC142521854 gives MKAAQDRQASYVNRRRRPLEFQVGDFVFLRISPFRGVVRFGMRVFIWHPRCFPFSMLRKYESDPSHVIQPDEVELDPSLSYTEYPVCILDRKDKVLRNKVIPLLRVQWSRHGVEESTWETEEKMRASYPYLFDS, from the exons ATGAAAGCTGCCCAAGATCGGCAAGCTAGTTATGTTAACAGACGTCGTCGACCTCTAGAATTTCAAGTTGGAGATTTTGTGTTTCTGAGAATCTCTCCGTTTAGAGGTGTTGTTCGTTTTGGCATGAGAG TCTTTATTTGGCATCCACGATGTTTTCCATTTTCTATGTTGCGTAAGTATGAGTCCGATCCATCTCATGtgattcagcctgatgaggttgaacttgaccCTTCTCTATCGTATACTGAGTATCCTGTTTGTATCTTGGATCGTAAAGATAAAGTTTTACGCAATAAAGTTATACCACTTTTACGTGTTCAATGGTCGAGGCATGGTGTAgaagaatcaacgtgggaaACAGAAGAGAAGATGAGAGCATCTTATCCATATCTGTTTGATTCTTAG